DNA from Branchiostoma lanceolatum isolate klBraLanc5 chromosome 6, klBraLanc5.hap2, whole genome shotgun sequence:
aataaaaagaaagaaaacttattagatactagtatataaattcTTTTATGATATCAAATCACCGATTCACCCCATTCTcgttcaaagaagaagaaaaattgtgAATGTAAAATGCCAGGGCTCGCCCGGgaattgaacccgggacctctcgcacCCTAAGCGAGAATCATGCCACTAGACCAGCGAGCCGATATACTcaccgattttagcgcaccttttcagttaacttgtcaaggatttttgaaaaaaaatggtgcagttatccggcattggtgaccatgcgcggtgcagatatgcggagtcactaacaatgcagtggaTGGGAatcggtttgggattttgggattcggtgcaattaaatggaaggtgcgtttatccgaggtgcaattaagtggcttcgtctgtattttatttatgtcatgcccacctgaaaaaaaaaaaaaatttcaatgcAGAaagcgccaaaagttgagggagttttgtgtcctcgaacacaaaactgtaacaacattgattccaacctcccaatccggtattcgaattttcggcgGCGGCACAACTGGTGCgctcaaaatgcatttgaaTTATTCTATGAAAGCCCGTGTAGTACAACTCCCGAAGCCTATGTGATACGGGAACACCcctatcaggcccaggtatgacatcaTTCTTATTACatcctgttgttgtttcccATAGGACTCTGTAACCGGCCCTGCTGAAGGCTTCACCTGTGTTTTCTGGCAGCTGAAGACGGGATTGTCCCAAAGATATcttgaaggtacatgtaagtacaacaAGCTGATGAAAACCTCATGTTCggatgaaagttcatctgtgacagtaattttcattgttaacatTTTTTAAACGATATTTGTGACCATGACATACAGGTCACATGACATAAGcttcgggtcatttcaacttcagAAGGATCAGAGAACTGATGGAAAGCTTTTTACTAGACGGTTCACTTCGTGTACGGAAATAGTGCGTATAAATCTTTAAACTTACCTGTGACAAGATTTCAGATTTCCATCTCAACACTGGAAAAATGTTGAGACCCGTAACCTTCTTTTCCTTCATGCATATGTACCCGTATCTAtatggccggtataaccgccattaggcgtaacacaccagcttcgcaggcacaccagcagctggttatattacaccgaacggtctgttacacctagtttttgcatatctgactgcaaccgttctttacaGCTACTTAGTGGGGATGCTCCTAcggtacttgatgacaacgagttccattctactatggtcctcggaaaatacgaatttttgaacacatcaatccttggctgataactctggtgcttaaaagcatgactatttctagtcctcttctgagctggcattagtcTGTTACATATGTAAGCactttgtttcttcttcatCGATCAACTTCTTTTTTTGTACTGTAATAACCAATAAGGTTTTTATGGGAATTGTGATTCCCTATGATCATGTCCTGAATGGTTGCAAAATTAAAGCTCATCTTCTTACTCCAGAACGGCagaaaccatggcaacaaacAGCAGTGGCTCTGGCGACTTGGAGAGAGGATCAGGAGGAGGATTTTCGAACAGGAGAGCCACAAAtcaaccctacaggtgtgaggagtgtggcgaAGAGTTCACTACGCTGGGAAACGTGAGGACACACATGCGGGCTCACACCTTGCAAACCCACAGCcagtacaggtgtgaggagtgtggcggAGAGTTCACTACATTCGAAAACCTGAGGACACACATGCGGGCTCACATCTACAGCcagtacaggtgtgaggagtgtggcggAGAGTTCGCTACGCCGGGAAACCTGAGGACTCACATGCGGGCTCacccctacaggtgtgaggagtgtggcgaAGGGTTCACGCTGGGAAACCTGGGGACACACATGGGGGCTCACCCCtactacaggtgtgaggagtgtggcgcAGAGTTCACTACGTTCAGAAACCTGAGGACACACATGTGGTGTcacctacaggtgtgaggagtcgGCAGGCAGTTCGGCGAGCTAGGTGATTTGAAGGAACACATGAAATCTCACATGTACTAAACCATCCAGTTGTGAGCAATGAGTAGTGAGCTTTGTCATATAAAACTCAACTTGTAAAGCCAGGCTGGGAAGGAACTGTGatggtgtgaggagtgcagcagacagttcagtaatgctttggtcccatttccaatccggtgcccggccgggcagcttgtgggaatgaaagatatgatataaaagacaacaaaagacacaaaacgtaaaaaagtACTCCCAagtatatattgtgtattttttagtatgcatttttttatttctagttttcgcaaacagcccggcctgGCCCCGGAtcggaaatgggaccgaagcataaactGAGTAGTTGTAAAGACTCTAGTGGGATAGGACTCACAgttctgagaaaaaaacatcaacCAAAAACCACTGTCTGTAGTGACTTTTAAAGCTGTATGCAAAGTTTGCTTCAGACTTCAGAGTTTAGACTTAGTTTGGTGTCCTTCATGCAAATGTTTGTGTGATGTATGACTGCACGCAGGAAATCTAGCTTGTAGCATTTAGCGTTAACAGTTTTGCTGATATAGAAGATAGTGAGGGTTCAAAATAGATGTATTTGAAGTGTTTGCTGACCTCATGGTACATGaacacaaggaggttatatagtctgtATAACCTCCTTCATGTTCACATGTAAAGGTTGCTTTGCTATAGTTTaaggtttttgttgtgttttggtcAGTTGACCAGTTTGATGTTTATTTCTCGTATTTTGTACTGTTGACCTACAGGTCTTTAGAAAGTTATTTAGTTTACTTTTTTCTTGTAAAGGAATTCTTTTTACCATAGATGATAGAATTAGTTTGGGTGGTTGAAAATAGTAAAATATCCCCAATGCCACACCCATCCCACACGCCCCAGTTCTGAGAAAAAAATATCGACCAAAAACCACCGTCTGTAGTGACTTTTAAAGCTGTATGCAAAGTTTGCTTCAGACTTTAGACTTAGTTTagtgtccttcatagaaatgtTTTGTAATGCTGGACTGCACGCAGGAAATCTAGCTTGTAGCATTCCCtggcatgtaacgttaacaattCTGCTGATATAGTAGATAGTGATGGTTCAAAATAGATGTATTTGAAGTGTTTGCTGAcctcatagtacatgtacataaggaggttatatagtctgtATAACCTCCTTTATGTTCACATGTAAAGGTTGTTTTGCTATAGTTTagggtttttgttgtgttttggtcAGTTGACAAGTTTGATGTTTATTTCGCTTACTTTCTACTGTTGACCTACAAAAGTTTTCAGAAAGTTATTTAGTTTACTTTTTCTTGTTTAGGAATTCTTTTTACCATAGATGATAAGATTAGTTTGGGTGGTTGAAAATGGATGGAGAAAGGCTTATATTTTGTTGTAACAAGATGAAACACATGAAAACTCACCAGTGATAAACCCTCCAGATTTGATGAATGAGTAGTGAGCTTAATCACAAAACCCAACTTGCAAAGTAAGACAGGGAAGGAACTCTGTGATGGTGTGAGGAGTAGTTTTAAGACTCTAGTGGGATAGGACTCACAgttctgagaaaaaaacattgacCAAAAACCACCGTCTGTAGTGACTTTTAAAGCTGTATGCAAAGTTTACTTCAGAGTTTAGACTTAGTTTGGTGTCCttcatacaaatgtttgtgtgaTGTATGACTGCACGCAGGAAATCTAGCTTGTAGCATTTAGCGTTAACAGTTTTGCTGATATAGTAGATAGTGATGGTTCAAAATAGATGTATTTGAAGTATTTGTTAAcctcatggtacatgtacacaaggaggttatatagtctgtataacctccttgtgtaCACATGTAAAGGTTACTTTGCTATAGTTTAGGGTTTTTGTTGTGGTTTCGGTCAGTTGACCAGTTTGACGTTTATTTCTGGTATTTTCTACTGTTGACCTACAGGTACGTCTTTAGAAAGTTATTTAGTTTACTTTTTTCTTGTTAAGGAATTCATTTTACCATAGATGATAAAATTAGTTTGGGTGGTTGAAAATAGTAAAATATCCCCAACGCCACACCCATCCCACACGCCCCAGTTCTGAGAAAAAACTATCGACCAAAAACCACCGTCTGTAGTGACTTTTAAAGCTGTATGCAAAGTTTGCTTCAGAGCTTAGTCTTAGTTTGGTGTCCTTCGTACAAATGTTTGTGTGATGTATGACTGCACGCAGGAAATCTAGCTTGTAGCATTTAGCGTTAACAGTTTTGCTGATATAGAAGATAATGATGGTTCAAAATAGATGTATTTGAAGTATTTGTTAAcctcatggtacatgtacacaaggaggttatatagtctgtATAACCTCCTTCATGTTCACATGTAAAGGTTGCTTTGCTATAGTTTagggtttttgttgtgttttggtcAGTTGACCAGTTTGATGTTTATTTCTCTTATTTTCTACTGTTGACCTACGAGTTTCTAGAAAGTTATTTAGTTTACTTTTTCTTGTTAAGGATTATTTTTACCATAGATGATAAAATTAGTTAGGTTGGTTGAAAATAGATGGAGAAGGGCTTATACTTTGTAGTAGGAGAACCAACTTGTTATAGACTAAGATTCTAATATTTAATCTTGAAGTTCCTGTACTAATATTAGGTTAGTAGGTAGGCACTAATAATAAGGTAGGGGCTTTTGTAAGCTTTGGTTATGTTAACATGCATTTGTTTAAGCTGATTTAGTGCATTTCAAATAAAGTTGTTTCTTTCAATCTTAAAGATATGTTGTCAATGCTGTTCTAGGGTCATActtgaaaaatatatacaaaatgtattgaaacATTATCAATTCATATTAAGAACTTTATCTCTGTTCGAAGTATTCCATCATGATTATCATTTTCCGtatgaatctccaagcagacgtttggTGACCTATTGTGGCTCTCTgcaaataatctccaagcagatctaatggttgcaaagaccgtatccaaccaCTCTCATTgcatcaggacccctatcgctccacgttggcTCTCGCGaagagcgataggggtcctgatttaatgagggtgtaTCCAACTGGCCAACGGAGTTTTTCTTGCTACCCAAAGTTccataaaaactccttttgccagttggatacggtctttgcaacagttagatctgcttggagattttccGCAAATAGGTTTGGGTACCAGGCTAGCTAGGTTTTTTCCAGGTCTCCTTATGACATTGTCACAGCGGGACCAACTACGTCTTCTCTGGTCAGCTGACTCCTCTTGTAAGTCTTGAAGTTTCAAATCAACAACTCAAGCAATTACCACTTTCATTGAGTGGCGTTTGGTGGGACATCATAAAGCCATGTCGTTATGTGTTAGTAACAGGAGCGGCGAATACAgtaggtgatgatgatgatgaatacggTAGGTAGCAACAACTGAATTTAATTTCCTTTCGTCACAAAGCATgcataaaaaaagacaaaaactttAATAACCGTGACGATGAAACTTGCCAGGTTAATAAAGGACAGAGGAAAAGTTTGATACATGTTTGTGACAAAAATGTAGATGGTAAGATTTCTCAACAAGAACTGAACAAATTGAAGGCGTTGATTATCGATATTGCCAATGGCATTGATTATTGGAATCCATAGTGACGCTTTGCTAGAGATATTCATCCACTGATCAGGTGGGCTTCTTGTCGGAGAGTCGCCGAAAGTCTTCGGAAGTAGCCGACGGCTCACCGACTTCACCCGATGCACCACGATTGTCACCGAACGGTTCCGAAGATCTGTCGATGTTTTCCGACGGTTTCTCGTACCTCTTGGGCCCCGTCACTCTCCGAGGGAAGTCGTGGAGGGACTTGCTCTGAAAAAGgagagaaagaaaatgaaaaaaggaaacTGATTGGATACAGAGTTACAGACATTCATTTATGATATCAAATCAGCACTTCACCTCATTCTCTATGCTATAAAGAGATTGTGAATGTAAAAATACCAGGGCTCGCCCGGgaattgaacccgggacctctcgcacCCTAAGCGAGAATCATGCCACTAGACCAGCGAGCCGATGCACTCACCAGCCGGTTCTTCAGGTTTGACAGCTGATTGGACACACTTGACCGCCAGAGCTGAAAAGTAAAGGAAAAGTTACTGTTACGGCTATGAAATCATGCGCttgatataaaaacaacagcAGAATACTGctacatatatagatatcaaaTGCGACGCTTACACTGACGATGTTGcactttgatgatgatgatttggtttatttcatatcattaaaaagtatcacAGTTACGCATTGCACGCgacgtgtgcactgaattgaactgggactacattatacattatcATCTTCataaaattatttacaattgCCTTAACTTATATACGAGGTTTTCAGAACATTAAAATAGGTGTAGTGacaatattttcttatacaatacGAATATATCCGGTTACATTGTATTAACAATATAGATTCATAAACAGGACATGTTTCAGATACAATACGATTACATTACAGAAACCGCATCGGTGCTTAATCTATGaatacaataaaataaaataacactCAGGTACTGGTGCTTTTCGTTATTATTGACAGCATGTTGCTGTAACAGGTCTCTTATTTAGTATAATGATAACATGTAACAGGTCTCTTCATGACTTAGTAATGATACCATGTATGGTATCGGGCTATTTCTATGGCGTGCTGTTCTGGTTTTGATAGTGTTCAACTGTTGACTATTGCGCGTATTCCTGCCGCTAACATCTTGTCGGGTTGgcgggagccagtcgcagaagGTGGTAGAGTGAAGTAGCTTTCTGGCGAAAGATTCACAGAGGTAGTCGCGTCTTTGCTGCAACGTCGTGAGACCCAGTGTGAGGCACGCGTCCAAGTAGTTTCTATAGTGGGTCCCTAGGATTGTTCTGACTGCTCTACGTTGTATCCTCTCCAGTTGAAGTCTCTGGGACAGCGTTATACCAGGTTGCCAGACCGGTACTGCGTATTCACAGGTCGGACGAATAAAACTCGTATAAATGGTGACAAGGTCCTCTCTGGTTACTCCGAATGACTTAAGTCTCCTCTTTAACTAACTAAAGTTTAAGTCGAGCTCGGAATTATGTATTGCTTGTGTTGGATCAATTTTCTAACTACTGTTATACTACGCTACAAGTATCCATGAAATGTTGATACGCCTGCCCACACGATTGAAGCGTTAGAGAGATACAGGACAAACTTTGTTAGTTTGACTGTTCAGGACGCAAATGGCAGAACTGCATGCCCAACTAGAATCAAACTAGACTTTGGCTAGGCCTAGCCATACTGTTACAAAGGCCTAGCCCTATGGCTACtgacagaaaaaagacattACAAATGGAATTGAGGGTTAAGCATGGACAGAATAACAAGCAGTAAGGAAGTAAGCCGCTGCGTCCTCTCCTCCCCTACATGCAtctataattaccttcgccaagaaggttatgcagagggtaccgtttgtatgtatgtatggaggtatgtagaagaccagaataactaaagaacgcctggatggattgtcttgatatttggtatgttggtaggtcttggtgagacatttttttttattttattctgtcatatttatccagggtggccctgctcagtggttaccactgcttttcagaggggccctgccatacataaaataactgataatacaaacagaaatatcaacatatagaaatgataataataaagataataatgaaaacaatgaaggtaatgataacaatagtaaataaatgataacaatcatagtacaaatcataatacaaatcataatacaagtcaaatcataaTTAAATCCGTTCCTTGTcattgaggggtcagaggtcatgcctGTCCTTGCcaagtgttacatttgtttttaaagacagaCATGGATGAAGAAGTCTTCATAGATTGTGGCAGTCGGTTCCACATAATCGCACCTCTATATGAAAACTTGCGCTTTCCACATTCAAGGCGTACTAGCGGCAGTTTCAAGGATAGATTCAGACAtgaaaattattagattttgggccacctagcggcttgttataaatgtgtccgggatttttaacgtttctctcccttcACAGAGAAGGAAGAGAAACGTTAAACTTtgaatcccggacactcctaccgcACTCTACCGAAACCTCGAGCTCTACTCGGAGAATATCCGCTACAACATATGACGTATACGCGTAACGTTACCTCTACGGGCTCCCTCCGTTCCTCCCACGGCACCCTACGCGCTCACCCCCGCCCGAGTCTGACCCTATACCCCCGGCCCCACACACGCACCTCCACGGGTTCCCTCCGCTCTTCCCTCGGCACGTGCACCCTACGCGCTCACCCCCGCCCGAGTCTGACCCTATACCCCCGGGCCCACACACGCACCTCCACGGGCTCCCTCCGCTCCTCCCTCGGTGCCCTACGCGCCCACCCCCGCCCGAGTCTAACCCGAACCCCCGGCCCCAGGTACGCACCTCCACGGGTACCCTCCGCTCCTCCCACGGCACCCCACGCACCCACCCCCGCCCGAGTCTAACGCTAACCCCCGGCCCCACACACGCACCTCCACGGGCTCCCTCCGCTCCTCCCTCGGTGCCCTACGCGCCCACCCCCGCCCGAGTCTGACCCTAACCCCGGCCCCACACACGCACCTCCACGGGCTCCCTTCGCTCCATGTGCCACTGCTCCACCAGCGACCACTGCTCGGGCAGCACGGTGGGCTGCATCCCGGCGCCGTACGCGCTCACCGCCGCCGACAGCCGCGCGTTCGCCCCGGTGCCCGCCTCCACGTTCGCCGACCGCGTACTGGCGTCGTTGCTCGCCATCCTGTCCGCTGCAACACACTGCTTTCCTGAACCATCTTGTGACGTAATAATACGAAAATTCGGTGTTTTAATGCCCTGTTACAAATAAGTTATGACGTTTTCCCTGGCTGTACCGACAAGTTTGAGGATTATTACGTCATAAATATAAGATTCAGAAAGGACAGCCGGTTGTTGATTTCCCTTGGACCCCTTAGTTTTTATGAAGTATTCTATTAAGATGTACTATTACTGCTCTGCTTGTAAAGACCGTGTAAGAATGCCCACCTATTATTTGTCACGTCGATGAGGTTAAACAAAGCTAGTtcccaaatcttatccagttgcttgagtatttgGCCTTAGCTTGTTGCGGGTTTCCTTACCTTTTTTTTCGCCACGGAAACCGAACGTTTGGAGGTATACTGTGACGTTGTGTATGCTGTTCTGGAACGGCTACACTCTGAAGGTGCAGTTGGTGTGATTTTGTCGTCAAGATCGTCAAGAGCTCGGTAACATGCGTCGTGCAACCGTcgcacgatcgcaaactgagagtaatcttgggatagtcgtgcatgcGCCCTGCAAAGTTCAGCTGTCTTGTGTCATGACGGAAAAGTCTGCCTTAGGTCCTTGCAGTTCTGTCGCAACTCGCATGAGGGCCTAGGACGATCGTGAAATACTCCGATCGAGATCTCTACCGGTTTGGTAGAATATGACAAGTACAAATACATGATATATCAGTTCAAATATGAGGATTTTAGATCAGACTACATCTGTCCAGTCCGAAATCTTGTGCATCAGGGTGAAACTTCTCTTCCGACAAAGAATGCGTGAATTCCGTATTTCACATAGCCAGGTCCGCATCCGTCTCTCTGCATTAAAAACACTCTTTTTACGctaacaagtgttttattccaccgctgtttcagtgaccgtctgtcaccttcctcagggcatcattcacattgcactgcagctataggtgatGGTCAACGAAACGTCAGTGGAATATGAAAACGCTTGGTTGTGTTCAAagggtctttttattcattgacttaccaacctgatggaatTTTCACGGAGGCCCTTCAGTCTGTTTGACAATCTTCCCCAACGGACGATAAAAACGCCGATCTGAATCGAAATCTCGGTAAGTCCGGCCCTTGTGAGAGCCTGTTTGTAACCAGAGGATCCGTCATGTAACCGTTATCTGCGGACGATACAAACATTGACATGAATCAACGATAAAAGATTCGCTTCATCTGAATACCGCTGTGTTTGCGGCTTTGATGATAAATCGAGTTTTTAGAGATGATGACTTGAATGAATGACCGTTCCaagtggagatgcacactgtccagacagctgaAATCaagagaagccagactgatgcacagcgcagaaggaaagagctttgcaacagaccTTAGTAAGCTGACAGATGTGAATTTTGTGGCGGAGACTGTCATTGTTGTATACCGTTGAACGATATAATGTGTATTGAAACCTTcgtgaaagaaataagaattacTTCATTCAGCTAACGATTCAGCTAATGGAAATCCACGTAGCATGAATCACATTTTCTGTGGAAAgttttgttcagcaccaaggacagggctgtATTGTACTTTATAAACATTAGTATTGATAACTGATTTCATCGGAACCTAACTCGTCatggaagcgacctagaggtcgTCCTAGAGgtagatgggaagaccagatcttcaacacctccaggggctggggatcaccagaaccgactggagggtctatgccgagagcagaccagcctggcgagccctatgcatgtctgcagccgccatgcatcagacactgatgcctgcgaatgattgattgattgattgatacttcCTGCAAGCTAGAACAGAGATTGACTTTAAAGGAAATTGACGCGCCATGAAGCGCGCGTTCCGGTGGAATTTGTGTTCAGCAGCAAAGACGGcaatacaactgtacatgcaAACATTAGTATTCACGCCTTTGGGCAAGAAATACTTCCTACAAACTGCAACAGGGATTCGGCTGAGAGGAAATAGACATTAACAAGAGAGAACTGTGCAACAATTTGCATTCATACCCTTGTGCAAGAAATAAGAATTACTTCGAACCCTGCTTCAAACTACAACAATGATTTAGCTAAAAGGAAATCCACGTAGCATGACGCGTGGAAAGCTGTGTTCAGAACGAAGAACAGGACTGTACTGTACAAATATATGTGTTCATACCTTTGAGCAAGAAACCGAAAACTGCTTCATGCAAGCTACAACAGAGATCTGCGCTAAAGGGATATCGACTCGTCATGAAGTACGCGTTCCGGCGAATTACGATTTTCGGTAGAAagttgtgttcagcaccaaggacaggagtgtattacactgtactgtactgtacaaaaacagcATCTATACTTTCGTGCAAGAAACTGAAAATTACTTCCTACCAGCTACAACAGAGATTGAGCTAAAGGGAAATCGACGCGGCATGAACTGCGAGGAACAGAGACTACTTCAAACTACAACTGTGCTTAAACTAAAAGGAAGTGAATAAGTTCCCATTTCGGGGGAAAGTTGCTTTCAGCTGTAAGGACATGACCTTACCACCGCCTAGGGTGATGACGTCAGTCCTACCGTGCCCGCCCGGAGATCTTCTGGGTTTCCGGGGGAACCCACGGCTCTCCCCGCGGAGTTCTCTTCATTTAATTCCAAATATAGCTTCGCCCTAACGTCTTCACCTGGTGAGGTCTTCTGTGTGCGCGATGAATCACATACAACTTCCCAGAATATGAAATAGTCTTCATGTACTAAGGATATTGTTATTGCTTGTTATTTTGTCCACGTTAAACCCTCAGTTCCATCCGTGATGTCTTTGTGAGCTCTTCCCGGAGAGTTCTTTTCATGCCGCTCTAAAATAGTTTCACATTAACGTCTTCACCTGCTGAGGTCTTCTGTGTGATGAATCACGCGCTCTTCTCGGCATTAacgggtaatctccaagcagatgtgggggtgAAAGATCGTAGCGTTTTCTTTGATACAGTCACTCGTCCAACTGGATGAGTTACGTATCTATTGACGACTGTACGAAGTACATAACGGAGATGGCCCCAAAGTCGCAACTTTGTTCCTAATCATATTTTTCGAGGTCAAGAAATGTTACGGGTAAATATACATCATAATCATCGAAATGACCTCAACATTCTCGCTTATCACTTTCTAAAGGGAACCCACAGTGGTGAGTTTAGGACCGTCTCCGTTACGCACTTGCTtgcttagggccctgtcacacctgtgcgtatatgcaGGTCAGCATGAGTTGTGTATTAACAAGTTTGTGGTTaaagttaagtttgcagccgaataagtcatttctttggtttccgATAACTAGGctacacaacggtgggtcaaaatagaaaacaacttcttcccctcaaactttacttaaacccaagaaatgttcatgcgcacctcatacgcacttgaatatacgcacaagtatgacagtACCGTTATAAAGAATCCTAAACATAGAATACAGGACGCACAGACGGACACTAAAGACCCCTATTTTTACGTAAATCCTTGGTAGCCCAAAGCTGTGAATGCCCTTATTTTACTACATGAGCAAAGGCCTGTAAGCCATCTCGCCATTCTCCCATGATATACATGAGAATCTTTTCAACCGAACGTTGTTTGATGTAACTTCAGAAACGGCCTGGCGGGCAGCTCACAGATTAACAACATTCTCCTGAAAAGACCCGCAG
Protein-coding regions in this window:
- the LOC136436061 gene encoding zinc finger protein 678-like translates to MATNSSGSGDLERGSGGGFSNRRATNQPYRCEECGEEFTTLGNVRTHMRAHTLQTHSQYRCEECGGEFTTFENLRTHMRAHIYSQYRCEECGGEFATPGNLRTHMRAHPYRCEECGAEFTTFRNLRTHMWCHLQV
- the LOC136437474 gene encoding uncharacterized protein — its product is MASNDASTRSANVEAGTGANARLSAAVSAYGAGMQPTVLPEQWSLVEQWHMERREPVELWRSSVSNQLSNLKNRLSKSLHDFPRRVTGPKRYEKPSENIDRSSEPFGDNRGASGEVGEPSATSEDFRRLSDKKPT